A window from Citrus sinensis cultivar Valencia sweet orange chromosome 5, DVS_A1.0, whole genome shotgun sequence encodes these proteins:
- the LOC127902199 gene encoding disease resistance protein RPP13-like — protein sequence MQDVHLRLFCERLKRVLAGKEGALPLPDSTNLTPLFKNLLTETEIITTLLGNYEADMARHLIQLIGYEFDEDELPLPFRQFLDVDESDEDVKRLDILENLVDINHFVHESEEAIDTFFINIMQQQNSESESTTCKARLIGLHGKIIAIRNQMQQLPPRYNDFDISEQSDKLIRLLIERQHQLDIKEFERGREEFFDLLIEGHPRLAVVAILDSSGFDKTAFAADTYNNNHVEFYFDCHAWVRVSLLYDFGTIVDDIIKSVMPPSRVSVIIGEHYQLKKSVLREYLTNKKYFIVLDDVFNGSEIWDDLEEVLPDNQNGSRVLIMVTAPELLAPLEMENGETIRPDSVLIGGPMIRLKHES from the coding sequence ATGCAGGACGTCCACCTCCGACTATTTTGTGAGAGGTTGAAAAGGGTGTTAGCAGGTAAAGAAGGCGCGTTGCCGTTGCCCGATTCAACAAATTTAACCCCGCTTTTTAAAAACCTTCTTACGGAGACTGAAATTATTACTACTCTGCTCGGGAACTACGAAGCCGACATGGCTCGTCATTTGATTCAACTCATTGGATACGAATTTGATGAAGACGAACTGCCTTTGCCTTTCCGGCAATTCTTGGACGTAGATGAAAGCGATGAAGACGTTAAAAGACTAGACATTTTGGAAAATCTGGTGGACATCAATCACTTTGTCCATGAATCGGAGGAAGCCATTGACACATTTTTCATCAATATCATGCAGCAGCAAAACAGCGAAAGTGAAAGCACTACTTGCAAGGCTCGTCTTATTGGACTCCACGGTAAAATCATTGCCATTAGAAATCAGATGCAACAACTTCCACCCAGGTACAATGATTTTGATATCAGTGAACAAAGTGACAAACTCATTCGCTTATTGATTGAGAGACAACATCAGCTTGATATCAAAGAATTTGAAAGGGGCAGAGAGGAGTTCTTTGATTTATTGATTGAAGGACATCCTCGGCTTGCAGTGGTTGCAATTCTCGACAGCAGTGGCTTCGATAAGACTGCTTTTGCTGCAGATACTTACAATAATAATCACGTCGAGTTCTATTTTGACTGTCATGCTTGGGTCAGGGTTTCTCTACTCTACGATTTTGGCACGATAGTGGATGACATAATCAAGTCTGTGATGCCTCCATCTCGGGTTAGTGTAATTATCGGTGAACATTATCAATTGAAGAAATCTGTTCTTCGAGAATACCTAACAAACAAGAAGTACTTTATTGTGCTCGATGATGTCTTCAATGGCAGTGAGATATGGGATGATCTTGAAGAAGTTCTTCCTGACAATCAGAATGGAAGCAGAGTATTGATAATGGTCACTGCTCCAGAGCTCCTTGCGCCGTTGGAAATGGAAAACGGAGAGACGATTCGGCCTGATTCAGTGCTCATTGGAGGACCAATGATCAGATTAAAGCATGAATCCTAG
- the LOC127902200 gene encoding toMV resistant protein Tm-2 netted virescent-like produces MELPFHLKVYCIYLCVFCPSIEISTRQLCQLWIAEGFIPYNSEETAEYYLKELIHRGFIQVSKRRAGGTIKACYVPSLVYYSLLLVAEKTRFVLMPNKEEESLATVKRCFILEDLIEFISLEQSDMYLQSFLNHSSESDHLALIDCENFCENFKYLRVLNWGSAVLDQFPPGLENLFLLKYLQLNIPTLKCLPLLICTLLNLETLEMPAGYIDHSPEGIWMMQKLMHLNFDSITLPAPPKNYSSSLKNLIFISALHPSSCTPDILSRLPTVQTLRISGDLSHYHSGVSKSLCELHKLECLKLVNGSKLSRMVLSEYQFPPSLIQLSLSNTELMEDPMPMLERLPRLQVMKLKRNSYFGRKLACVGSGGFPELQVLT; encoded by the coding sequence ATGGAGTTACCTTTTCACTTGAAAGTCTACTGCATCTATCTGTGTGTCTTCTGTCCGAGCATTGAGATATCTACCAGGCAATTATGTCAGTTGTGGATAGCTGAAGGTTTTATTCCATACAACAGTGAGGAGACGGCCGAATATTACTTGAAAGAGCTAATCCATCGCGGCTTCATTCAAGTGAGTAAGAGAAGAGCCGGAGGCACAATCAAAGCGTGTTATGTTCCAAGTCTTGTATATTATTCATTGTTATTGGTGGCAGAGAAGACGAGATTTGTCTTGATGCCTAACAAGGAAGAGGAATCTTTGGCAACTGTTAAACGGTGCTTCATTTTGGAAGATCTGATTGAGTTCATTTCTTTAGAACAGTCTGACATGTATCTCCAGTCTTTTCTAAATCACAGTTCAGAAAGCGATCATCTCGCTCTGATAGATTGCGAgaatttttgtgaaaatttcaaatacctTCGGGTACTGAACTGGGGTTCTGCAGTTCTCGACCAATTTCCACCCggattagaaaatttattccTTTTGAAGTATTTGCAATTGAATATCCCTACGCTCAAATGCCTTCCTTTGCTGATATGCACCCTTTTAAACCTTGAAACACTAGAAATGCCAGCTGGCTACATAGATCATTCACCAGAGGGTATTTGGATGATGCAAAAACTCATGCATCTGAACTTCGATTCCATCACTCTACCTGCACCTCCCAAAAATTATTCCAGCTCtctaaaaaatctcattttcataTCAGCCTTACACCCTAGTAGTTGTACTCCAGATATATTAAGCAGACTCCCTACTGTTCAAACACTTAGAATATCTGGAGATTTGAGTCACTATCATTCTGGGGTTTCCAAAAGCCTGTGCGAACTACACAAACTTGAATGCCTGAAATTGGTGAATGGAAGCAAGCTCTCACGGATGGTCCTCTCTGAATACCAATTTCCTCCAAGTCTGATCCAACTGAGCTTATCAAATACTGAGCTAATGGAGGATCCCATGCCAATGCTGGAGAGGCTTCCGCGCCTTCAAGTGATGAAACTGAAGCGGAACTCGTATTTTGGAAGAAAGTTGGCCTGCGTTGGCTCTGGTGGCTTTCCGGAACTTCAGGTTTTGACCTGA